A region from the Triticum aestivum cultivar Chinese Spring chromosome 3D, IWGSC CS RefSeq v2.1, whole genome shotgun sequence genome encodes:
- the LOC123079601 gene encoding TOM1-like protein 6 yields MYPAGAMVAAAAAPARQAASRVDKATSHLLMGPDWAVNLEICDIINADVWQTKDVVKAVKKRLQHKDPKVQYYALTLLETMMKNCGEYVQFEVAEQHVLQEMVKIIQKKNDMQVRDKILLLLDSWQEAFGGPGGKYRQYHWAYLEVKRTGVVFPRRPIDAPPILTPPAIHNSQNYGSPGYAAGSLNERMSSDVDTLSLGDLNNIRNVTELLNDMVYALNPSDPEAVKDEIITDLVSQCRSNQQKLMQFVSSTGNEQLLKQGLEINDRLQNVLTKYDAIASGTHLAVEAPVRETVESPREDPPAKPSSSPIEQNDASNEEEDEFARLAQRKNKSVISSDETSSSTSTVDLALVPIDLPSSESPPAVASNALVPLDPAPVSSSTQTKEQDMIDLLSLTLCSPTDETSTDSSAQSQNGLQQPPDGQQNPTGVTQYPSTNQPYPVNQGYTPQNSNYVAPWAQTRPYPSQAQTGPYPSQAQTGPYPSQAQTRPYPSQAQTEPYPSQAPAYASGYPVPPWATPSTVNSNPFLSAAYQEQLPSAVSGAPATTYAAPSPSYSAPPASQPMQQYSSVASPTSNGLPMPQAPNGNHQPKDSSAAASKPYYILDNLFSDLIDLKSTSGGNKTGTSLGS; encoded by the exons ATGTACCCGGCGGGGGCCATggtggcggccgcggcggcgccggcgcgccAGGCGGCGTCGCGGGTTGACAAGGCCACCAGCCACCTGCTCATGGGCCCCGACTGGGCCGTCAACCTCGAAATCTGCGACATCATCAACGCCGACGTCTG GCAAACAAAAGATGTGGTAAAGGCAGTGAAGAAGCGATTGCAACATAAGGATCCGAAAGTTCAATACTATGCTTTGACG TTATTGGAGACGATGATGAAGAACTGTGGTGAATATGTTCAGTTTGAAGTCGCTGAACAGCATGTTCTGCAAGAAATGGTTAAAATAATCCAAAAGAAG AATGATATGCAAGTAAGGGATAAGATATTATTACTTTTGGACTCCTGGCAAGAAGCATTTGGTGGACCTGGAGGTAAATACCGGCAGTATCACTGGGCATATCTTGAAGTAAAG CGGACAGGTGTAGTGTTTCCAAGACGTCCCATAGATGCCCCACCAATACTTACTCCTCCTGCAATACACAATTCTCAAAACTATGGTTCACCTGGATATGCTGCAGGAAGTTTGAATGAGAGGATGTCCTCCGATGTTGATACTCTGAG TTTAGGGGACTTGAATAATATTCGAAATGTGACGGAGTTACTGAATGATATGGTGTATGCTTTGAACCCATCAGATCCAGAG GCTGTCAAAGATGAAATCATCACAGATCTTGTGAGCCAATGTCGCTCAAATCAGCAAAAGCTCATGCAGTTTGTCAGTTCGACAGG GAACGAGCAGTTACTAAAGCAAGGTCTCGAAATAAATGATCGCCTACAAAATGTGCTTACAAAATATGATGCCATCGCTTCTGGTACTCATTTGGCAGTTGAAGCTCCCGTGAGAGAGACAGTTGAGTCTCCTAGGGAGGATCCACCAGCAAAACCATCTTCATCTCCTATTGAACAAAATGACGCTTCTAATGAAGAGGAGGATGAGTTCGCTCGGCTGGCTCAAAG AAAAAACAAATCTGTGATAAGTAGCGATGAGACGTCATCAAGCACAAGCACTGTGGACCTTGCCCTCGTACCCATTGATCTACCAAGCTCAGAATCGCCACCTGCTGTTGCAAGCAATGCATTGGTTCCCCTAGATCCAGCTCCTGTCAGTAGTAGTACTCAAACAAAAGAGCAGGATATGATTGACCTTCTAAGCCTCACTTTGTGCAGCCCTACTGATGAAACTTCTACAGATTCTTCAGCACAGAGTCAAAATGGCCTCCAGCAGCCTCCAGACGGGCAACAAAATCCTACTGGTGTAACCCAATATCCTTCAACCAACCAGCCATACCCTGTAAACCAAGGATATACTCCACAGAATAGCAACTATGTTGCACCTTGGGCCCAAACTCGACCATATCCATCTCAAGCCCAGACCGGACCATATCCATCTCAAGCCCAAACCGGACCATATCCATCTCAAGCCCAAACCAGACCATATCCATCTCAAGCTCAAACTGAACCATATCCATCTCAAGCCCCAGCATACGCATCCGGATATCCAGTGCCACCTTGGGCTACACCTTCAACTGTCAATTCTAATCCTTTCCTGTCGGCTGCTTACCAAGAACAGCTCCCCTCGGCCGTCTCTGGTGCCCCAGCAACCACCTACGCAGCTCCCTCACCTTCATATAGCGCTCCTCCAGCCTCCCAGCCAATGCAACAGTACAGTTCTGTGGCCTCTCCAACAAGCAATGGTCTACCGATGCCTCAAGCTCCAAATGGGAATCATCAACCGAAGGATTCTTCAGCAGCGGCAAGCAAACCTTACTACATACTTGATAACTTGTTCAGTGATTTGATTGACTTGAAGAGCACCAGTGGTGGAAATAAGACGGGTACTAGTTTGGGTAGCTGA
- the LOC123074929 gene encoding putative receptor protein kinase ZmPK1 — protein sequence MSPGCTWGALLLAALLLQPALSSPDFRVGARFAVRLPGAYQPGFAQRTTVLEAAGKREPRFAAAVSVEAGTGGGYLCSLVVLLANVTVWASDRSDQEFAARAVCQLELTEDGQLRLTDGARAVVWWSGTAGQGAKALHLDSKTGNLRLLDDKKHTVWQSFDKPTGKLLPGQWLRLPSYFTVSPAKISSPFYSLELDGDKIAAYIYFGERKYSYWELTPSSNQAMAFAGMDESGLTMYDGRRRPVAKISPAVNKGSVRFLALGDDGSLGLYAYDSRHGNFTPSYEALAFCDLPLSCGVLAVCSLSGSCRDFAARGVRPAQGGTLCNATATSSGDAHDMVEVRGVTTVLRADSPVTNVTVQQCADQCLRDCSCATALHVKDDGVAGSGVCSHYELTAGAREVIGGGDGQGHSYWVKVVKGSKSNCREDEEDYNAKNEALTKILIIFGVVDVIGLLLFGGLCAYFVCLRGRTADEHVCEEDGEAEAAGRDRSQC from the exons ATGAGCCCCGGGTGCACCTGGGGTGCGCTGCTCCTCGCCGCTCTCCTCCTGCAACCCGCGCTCTCGTCGCCCGATTTCCGTGTCGGCGCCCGGTTCGCCGTGCGTCTGCCCGGAGCCTACCAGCCGGGCTTCGCCCAGCGGACCACGGTGCTCGAGGCGGCCGGCAAGCGGGAGccccgcttcgccgccgccgtgAGCGTGGAGGCCGGCACGGGGGGAGGGTACCTGTGCTCTCTCGTCGTCCTGCTGGCCAACGTCACGGTCTGGGCTTCGGATCGTTCCGACCAGGAGTTCGCGGCGCGGGCTGTCTGCCAGCTCGAGCTCACGGAGGACGGGCAGCTGCGGCTGACGGACGGCGCCAGGGCCGTTGTGTGGTGGTCCGGAACGGCGGGGCAGGGCGCCAAG GCTCTGCACTTGGATTCCAAAACCGGCAACCTCCGTCTCCTGGACGACAAGAAGCATACGGTATGGCAAAGCTTCGACAAGCCCACGGGCAAACTCCTGCCGGGCCAGTGGCTCCGGCTGCCCTCCTACTTCACCGTGTCCCCGGCGAAGATTTCTTCGCCATTCTACAGCCTCGAGCTCGACGGCGACAAGATCGCCGCCTACATCTACTTCGGAGAGCGAAAGTACTCCTACTGGGAGCTGACCCCCAGCAGCAACCAGGCCATGGCGTTCGCGGGAATGGACGAGTCGGGGCTGACGATGTACGACGGGCGGCGGCGACCCGTCGCGAAAATCTCGCCGGCGGTGAACAAAGGGTCGGTCAGGTTCCTGGCGCTGGGAGACGACGGCAGCCTGGGGCTCTATGCCTACGACAGCCGTCACGGGAACTTCACGCCCTCGTACGAGGCGCTCGCGTtctgcgacctccccctctcctgcgGCGTCCTCGCCGTCTGCTCCCTCTCCGGAAGCTGCCGCGACTTCGCCGCGCGCGGCGTCCGGCCGGCGCAGGGCGGCACCCTCTGCAACGCGACGGCGACCAGCTCCGGCGACGCCCACGACATGGTGGAAGTGAGGGGCGTCACCACCGTTCTCAGGGCCGACTCGCCGGTCACCAACGTGACGGTGCAGCAGTGCGCGGACCAGTGCCTGCGCGACTGCTCGTGCGCCACCGCGCTCCACGTGAAGGACGACGGCGTGGCCGGCAGCGGCGTCTGCTCCCACTACGAGCTGACGGCGGGAGCGAGGGAGGTGATCGGCGGAGGCGATGGCCAGGGGCACAGCTACTGGGTGAAGGTTGTCAAGGGGAGCAAGAGCAACTGCCGGGAAGACGAAGAGGATTACAATGCCAAAAACGAGGCGCTCACCAAGATCCTGATCATCTTCGGCGTAGTGGATGTGATCGGCCTGCTCTTGTTCGGCGGGCTCTGCGCGTACTTCGTCTGCCTTCGTGGGCGCACCGCCGACGAGCATGTCTGTGAAGAAGATGGAGAAGCAGAAGCAGCAGGCCGCGACAGATCGCAATGCTAA